A stretch of the Odontesthes bonariensis isolate fOdoBon6 chromosome 5, fOdoBon6.hap1, whole genome shotgun sequence genome encodes the following:
- the LOC142380589 gene encoding H-2 class II histocompatibility antigen, E-D beta chain-like — protein MLTLQSFLSLLFLLFSSADALYSYGLLRCQFTSTGDLLFLEQMYFNKILLLQYNGTLGKYTGYTKKAKDIADQLNKSERFLEQEKKNEEKCRAHQQMEHRVIEPYVRLSPVELQGSRHQSVLVCSAYDFYPKPIKLSWLRNGKEVTTDVTSTEELPDGNWLYQAHSHLEFIPTPGEKIACKVEHASLMEPKLYDWGQCLRRTGIRSLLGR, from the exons ATGCTCACTCTTCAAAGCTTCTTGTCACTTCTGTTCCTGTTGTTTTCAAGTGCAG ACGCGCTCTATAGCTACGGTTTGCTTCGCTGCCAGTTCACTTCAACCGGCGACCTGCTGTTTCTGGAGCAAATGTACTTCAACAAGATCCTTCTGCTCCAGTACAACGGCACTTTGGGAAAGTATACCGGCTAcacaaagaaagcaaaggacATTGCAGACCAGCTCAACAAAAGCGAAAGGTTTCTggagcaagagaagaagaatgAAGAGAAATGCAGAGCCCACCAACAAAtggagcaccgcgtta TCGAGCCCTACGTCCGACTGTCACCGGTTGAGTTACAGGGCAGCAGACATCAGAGTGTGCTCGTCTGCAGCGCTTACGACTTTTACCCCAAACCGATCAAACTCTCATGGTTGAGAAATGGGAAGGAGGTGACAACTGATGTGACGTCCACTGAGGAGCTGCCCGATGGAAACTGGCTGTACCAGGCTCACTCTCACCTGGAGTTTATACCCACACCCGGAGAGAAAATTGCCTGTAAGGTGGAGCATGCCAGCCTTATGGAGCCGAAGCTTTATGACTGGG GCCAATGCCTGCGGCGGACGGGAATAAGGTCATTATTGGGACGATAG
- the msh5 gene encoding mutS protein homolog 5 translates to MAAALEALRGGGGVVFGAPGRNPDEEEEDDSPTVLLSVLVQHGQVGLCFYDSEDSSLHYMADSPDNHDLHLLARVIQEVGPHVIITSAKQERCMTRYLQQLGSNPHHKPEVVTYPYVDFGLEVGKQRLLSAHLPFLPEGISEKDKMSYLSSCITFDSPLMLRAVGALLKCLDRRRVGVELEDSSVGVPVLQFHAYTLKGVVFIDRDTYSVLQIFKSDLHPSVYKLQSGEKEGLSLYGILNRCRCKFGSKLLRQWFLRPTNDLAVLHRRQEVIRFFSSPRNSDILNTLQASLRNIRNIPSLLRRMSLSHTKVTDWQSLYKTVYSAVCIRDTVRHLPQSIKLFRDISEGFSDDLHYIASLISRVVDFETSLEENRFTIKANVDPSIDEKKRRMMGLSDFLTDVARRELEHLDPRIPSCCVIYIPLIGFLLSVPRLPSMVEKEDFEMEGLDFMFLSEDRLHYRSQRTRELDDLLGDLHCDIRDMETAVMTQLQNAILERTTSLHQVIDLTAELDCLMALSSASQEYGYTSAKLTSLRKIVITQGRHPLLELCSPVFVANSFHSSETEGRVKIITGPNSSGKSIFLKQVGLIMFMALIGSDVPAKEAEIGLVDGIFTRMQSRESVSVGLSTFMIDLNQMAQALNNSTGNSLVLIDEFGKGTNTVDGLSLLAASISYWLRKALVDVPHILLATNFHSLLQLDLLPTNRLLSFLTLETAVDGDELVFLYQLKEGICQSSYAANIATLAGLPTGLVHRAVEVSEHYRTGKPIKRTDKESSDEQAKRCRSVVEKFLNLDLEDKDLDLQSFMKDELLPSAGELLNHS, encoded by the exons ATGGCAGCTGCTCTGGAAGCtttgagaggaggagggggggtagTTTTTGGGGCCCCTGGCAGGAATCCTgacgaagaggaggaggacgacTCGCCTACA GTTTTATTGAGTGTTTTGGTACAACACGGGCAGGTGGGCCTCTGCTTCTATGACAGTGAAGACTCTTCTTTACACTATATGGCAGACTCTCCTGATAACCATGATCTCCATCTACTGGCCAGAG TCATTCAGGAGGTCGGTCCCCATGTAATCATTACCAGTGCAAAGCAGGAACGCTGCATGACTCGCTACCTGCAGCAACTCG GTTCAAACCCACACCACAAACCAGAGGTGGTCACTTACCCATATGTGGACTTTG GTTTGGAGGTTGGCAAGCAGAGGCTACTGTCAGCCCATTTGCCTTTCCTTCCAGAGGGCATTTCAGAAAAAGACAAGATGTCTTACCTCTCCTCCTGTATTACGTTTGACTCGCCTCTGATG CTTAGGGCAGTGGGTGCACTATTAAAATGTCTGGACAGGAGGAGAGTGGGAGTAGAGCTGGAAGACAGCAGTGTTGGAGTTCCAGTCCTACAGTTTCATGCCTACACGCT GAAAGGTGTGGTGTTCATTGACAGAGACACCTATAG TGTGCTGCAGATCTTCAAATCAGATCTGCACCCGTCTGTGTACAAGCTGCAGTCAGGTGAAAAGGAAGGACTCAGTCTTTATG GGATACTAAACCGCTGCAGGTGCAAGTTTGGCTCTAAACTGCTGCG TCAGTGGTTTCTGCGACCTACAAATGACCTGGCAGTGTTACACAGGAGACAGGAAGTCATACGTTTCTTCTCGTCTCCTCGGAATTCGGACATCCTGAATACCTTGCAGGCCTCGTTGCGTAACATCAGAAACATACCG AGTCTCCTGCGCCGTATGTCTCTCTCTCACACCAAAGTGACTGACTGGCAGAGTCTATACAAG ACAGTTTACAGTGCGGTGTGTATCAGGGACACAGTGCGACACCTGCCTCAGTCCATTAAATTGTTTCGTGATATCAGTGAAGGGTTCTCTGATGACCTCCACTATATCGCCTCTCTCATCAGTCGAGTT GTGGATTTCGAAACCAGCTTAGAGGAGAATCGCTTCACCATCAAAGCGAACGTGGATCCCTCCATCGATGAAA agaagaggaggatgatGGGGCTATCAGACTTCCTCACTGATGTTGCCAGAAGAGAGCTTGAACACCTGGACCCTCGAATCCCCTCCTGCTGTGTCATCTACATCCCTCTG ATTGGATTCCTGCTGTCTGTGCCTCGGCTGCCTAGTATGGTGGAGAAAGAGGATTTTGAGATGGAGGGTCTTGACTTTATG TTTCTCTCAGAGGACCGACTTCACTACCGCAGCCAGAGAACCAGGGAGTTGGACGACCTCCTAGGAGACTTGCACTGTGACATAAGAG ACATGGAGACAGCAGTGATGACACAGTTGCAGAATGCCATCCTTGAGAGGACCACTTCCCTCCATCAG GTGATCGATCTCACCGCTGAGCTGGACTGTCTGATGGCTTTGAGCAGTGCCTCCCAGGAGTACGGATACACCTCAGCCAAGCTTACCAGCCTCAGGAAGATAGTAATCACACAGGGCAG ACACCCACTATTGGAGCTGTGCTCTCCTGTGTTTGTGGCCAACTCCTTCCATAGCTCTGAAACAGAGGGCAGAGTCAAGATCATCACCGGTCCCAACTCATCCGGAAAGAGTATCTTCCTCAAACAG GTGGGTCTGATTATGTTCATGGCTCTGATTGGCTCAGACGTGCCGGCGAAGGAGGCTGAGATTGGTCTGGTGGACGGGATCTTCACCCGCATGCAGAGCAGGGAGTCTGTGTCTGTGGGCCTCAGCACCTTCATGATAGACCTCAACCAG ATGGCCCAGGCTCTTAACAACAGTACTGGCAACTCATTAGTTCTCATAGATGAATTTGGAAAAGGAACTAACACG GTGGATGGACTGTCTTTACTGGCTGCATCAATCTCTTACTGGCTGAGAAAGGCTCTGGTGGATGTTCCTCACATCCTGTTGGCTACTAACTTccacagtctgctgcagctggaccTGCTACCGACCAACAGACTGCTGTCTTTTCTG aCCCTGGAGACGGCCGTGGATGGAGATGAGTTAGTGTTTCTGTACCAGCTGAAGGAAGGGATCTGCCAGTCCAGCTACGCTGCCAACATCGCTACACTGGCAGGCCTGCCAACTGGCCTCGTACACAGAGCGGTGGAG GTGTCTGAACATTACAGAACAGGGAAGCCCATCAAACGCACTGACAAAGAATCTTCAGATGAGCAGGCCAAGAG ATGCAGGTCTGTGGTGGAGAAGTTCCTTAATCTGGACCTGGAGGACAAAGACTTGGATCTGCAGAGTTTCATGAAAGATGAGctcctgccctctgctggaGAGCTGCTGAACCACAGCTGA
- the LOC142380769 gene encoding SPRY domain-containing SOCS box protein 1, which translates to MGLLLSTWLCERPADSAPSSPSAFHPLAVPTSSRLALTLSASPVSPGDRRSHWSSLHRSHHFLLSPCKQEVIRTPAELSSDGVRAEIGVESGLHVWEVVWSPKHRGSHAVVGISRQDCPLQASGYNVLVGGDSQSWGWELKTNQLWHDGQTLGCHPRKRKRSHSEAAEGFRPQSSISPNTKVAETPLLIPERVLLVLDADAGTLGFVVDGSFLGVAFRDLPRGVALFPAVSSVRGGASIRLRYMNGTSCDPPALMALCGLSICQILGQQRQNEMDKLPLPPSLQRYLHPCLQF; encoded by the exons ATGGGTCTCCTCCTCTCAACTTGGCTGTGTGAGAGACCAGCCGACAGCGCCCCCTCATCTCCATCAGCCTTCCATCCACTTGCTGTCCCCACCTCCTCACGCCTTGCTCTCACTCTGAGCGCCTCTCCAGTTTCTCCAGGGGACAGGCGCTCGCACTGGAGCTCACTTCACCGCTCTCATCACTTCCTGCTGTCGCCctgcaaacaggaagtgattcGCACGCCTGCTGAGCTCAGCAGCGACGGGGTTAGGGCAGAGATAGGAGTGGAGAGTGGGCTTCACGTGTGGGAGGTGGTGTGGAGCCCCAAACACAGAGGCAGTCATGCAGTCGTGGGAATTTCGAGGCAGGACTGTCCGCTGCAGGCCTCCGGGTACAACGTGCTGGTGGGTGGAGACTCGCAGTCTTGGGGCTGGGAGCTTAAAACCAATCAGCTCTGGCACGATGGACAAACCCTGGGGTGTCACCCGAGGAAAAGGAAGAGGTCTCACTCTGAAGCTGCAGAGGGGTTTAGGCCACAATCCTCCATCTCACCAAACACAAAGGTGGCAGAGACGCCTCTCCTCATCCCCGAGCGTGTTCTGCTTGTTTTGGATGCCGACGCGGGGACACTCGGATTTGTTGTTGATGGCAGCTTCCTCGGAGTAGCTTTTAGAGACCTGCCCCGTGGGGTGGCACTGTTCCCAGCAGTAAGCAGTGTGAGAGGAGGGGCTAGCATACGATTACGTTATATGAACGGCACATCGT GTGATCCTCCAGCCCTGATGGCTTTATGTGGACTGTCAATTTGTCAGATTTTAGGGCAGCAAAGGCAGAATGAAATGGACAAATTGCCTCTACCACCTTCTCTTCAGCGCTACCTGCATCCTTGTCTCCAATTttag
- the LOC142380767 gene encoding uncharacterized protein LOC142380767 translates to MTAASPACSPVCSPASSHSSPGCLPACHRHLRTTEAFQTKLRLSSAPGVWLLLGAVVVLVGMSVAVAGYVSAAPKPVAGRASTHVDRMKLAGPVVMGVGLFIFICAATLLYENRDEVLRREKPDDLEDLKGGSCWEDSQEQPSFGCQDQWEYTDGEQASWASPAHILPLSSQSPLFPHALPHSNRHNISSGPSLPSPLDAGGTDQEEVGRKEEEEEEGRSTLLTRVLHHQEPTPRPPSPCLSISVKSDSCNSSEINFNIRTESSELPQH, encoded by the coding sequence ATGACAGCCGCCAGTCCCGCCTGCAGCCCCGTCTGCAGCCCCGCCTCCTCCCACTCCTCACCTGGGTGCCTCCCAGCATGCCACAGACACCTGAGGACAACGGAAGCCTTCCAAACCAAGCTGCGCCTGAGCTCTGCCCCAGGtgtgtggctgctgctgggTGCGGTGGTGGTGCTGGTGGGGATGAGTGTCGCCGTGGCCGGCTATGTCTCTGCAGCGCCAAAGCCCGTGGCCGGACGTGCCAGCACCCACGTCGACAGGATGAAACTGGCTGGTCCTGTGGTCATGGGAGTGGGCCTTTTCATCTTCATCTGCGCCGCCACGCTGCTGTACGAGAACCGGGACGAGGTCCTCAGACGAGAGAAGCCTGACGACTTGGAGGATCTGAAGGGGGGAAGCTGCTGGGAGGATTCGCAGGAGCAGCCGAGCTTCGGTTGTCAGGATCAGTGGGAGTATACAGATGGAGAGCAGGCATCCTGGGCCTCTCCAGCCCACATACTCCCCCTCTCAAGCCAGagtcctctgtttcctcacgcTCTGCCTCACTCCAACAGACACAACATCAGCAGCGGCCCATcactgccatctcctctggatGCGGGAGGAACAGATCAAGAGGAGGTGggcaggaaggaggaggaggaggaggagggacgGTCCACCCTGCTAACCAGAGTTCTGCACCACCAGGAGCCCACTCCTCGCCCTCCCTCCCCCTGTCTGTCCATCTCCGTCAAATCAGACTCCTGCAACTCGAGTGAAATCAACTTCAACATAAGGACAGAGTCTTCAGAGCTGCCTCAACACTAA